DNA from Micromonospora nigra:
GAGACACTGCGCGCCCAGACGGCCTTCGCCGACTTCCTGGCGGAGCGGGCCGCCGACCCGTCGCTGACGTTCCGGCGGCACCTGCGGCGAATCGGCGGGGCCATCGAGGAATGATATCGACGGTGGCCTCTTCCGCCTCCGACCGCAGCGGCAATATCCTCCACTGCACAAGCGGCCAACGAAGCTGACTTTCACCGTCGCCCATTCCCCCGTGGCCGCGGAGGAGATGCCATGCCTGTCGAGCACACCGAGGTGGACCGCCGGACCCTGCTGCGCGCCGGCCTCGGCGCCGCCACGGTCGCCGTCGTCGGAAGCAAACTCGCCATCCCGGCCGCCGCGCACGCCGACGCCGGCGCGGACCTGGACTGGATCATCAGCTGTGACGAGTGGGACGCCCGGCCACCCCGGAACCCGCTGACCGTCAGCGGCATCGCGACCAACAAGATCATCCTGCATCACATGGCCTTCCCCAACGTCACCGACTACTCCCGGGAGCAGGCCGTCCGGCTGGCCCAGGACTGCCAGCGTCTGCACGTCGACGGCAACGGTTGGTCGGACACCGGGCAGCACTTCACCGTCAGCCGCGGCGGATACGTGCTGGAGGGGCGGCGCGGAAGCCTGGAGCGCCTGCGGGCCGGGGACCGGCAGATGGTCTCGGCGCACTGCCCCGGAGAGAACACCCGCGCCATCGGCATCGAGAACGAGGGCACCTACGTCGACCAGACGCCACCCGAGGCGCTGACGGACTCCCTGGTACGCCTGTGCACGGCCGTCTGCCGGCGGTACGGGCTGCACGCCCACGACATCTTCGGGCACTGGGACTTCCGCACCACCCAGTGCCCGGGCGCGGCCTTCTACCACCAGTTCCCGGCCGTACGGCGGCGGGTGTTCCAGGCCCTCGGCACCGACCTCGGTGACGTGCCGGCCCGCCGCTGGCCGGACCTGTGGCGATTCGTCAGCGCCCCCAGCGTCCGGGTGGCGCAGTACCTGCTCGCCCACCGGGGGTACGCCGTCGACCCGACCGGCGTGTTCGACGCGGACACCGTCGCGGCGGTGCAGGACTGGCAGGCCCGCAACGGCATCCCGGTGGACGTCGACGCCACCCTGACCGCCGCGACCTGGGAAACCCTCGCGCCGGAGCTGGGCCGCCACGCGACCGGCCTGCCCGTCGAGGCGGTGCAGTACCTGCTGAACGTCAAGGGCTACGTCGAGGTCACCGCCACCGGCACCTACGACCACGTCACCCGACGGGCCGTTCAGGACCTCCAGGCGCTGCACGGGCTGCCCCGCGACGGCCGCATCGGCACCGACACCTGGTGCGTGGTGGTGGGCGGGGTGCTCCGGCGGTCCTTCCGGCGCCGCTGAACACCCCCCGGGGTGGGCGGAGACCTGTGCCGCTCCGCGCACCCCGGGGGCGCCCGGTCGAGCGCGCCTGACTGGTCCACCCACCCCGAGCTGTGACGATTGGGCGGTCCGGACCCCGAGGAGGGCGCTGTGCAGACGCGAATCGACCCGTACCTGAGCTTCCCCGGCACCGCCCGCGATGCCATGCGGTTCTACCGGGACGTCTTCGGCGGAGAACTGACCATGGACACCTTCGCCAGCTTCGGCACCGACGACCCGGCGCTGCGCGACAGGATCATGCACGCCCGGCTCGACACCACGACCGGCCCGACCCTGGTGGGCTCCGACACCGCCCCGGACACCGAGCATCAACCGGGCAACCACATCGCCGTCAGCCTCAGCGGCGACGACCGGGAGGAACTACACGGCTACTGGGACGCGTTGTCGGCCGGCGGGACGGTGACGGTGCCGATGGACAGGCAGATGTGGGGCGACGAGTTCGGCATGTGCGTCGACCCGTACGGCGTCGGGTGGATGGTCAACATCAACACGCCGGAGTCCTGAACCCGGCGGACGCGGCCGAGCGCGCGGGCGTGGTGTGCGCGGGCATGGTGACGCTGGGTGTGTGCGCGGGCGTTTGAGGCGCGGCCCGACCGGAAAGGTTGCCGGAATGAGCTGGGCCCGCCGCGCCATACCCGCCGCCGTCACCGCCCTGGCCGCCCTGGCGGCCCGCGACCTGCTGCAACGCGACCACGCGCTGCTGCGCAACTTCCCGGTGCTCGGCCGGGGCCGCTACCTGCTGGAGTCGATCGGACCGGAGCTGCGCCAGTACATCGTGGCCGGCAACGACGAGGAGCGACCGTTCACCCGCGACCAGCGTCGCTGGGTGTACGCCTCGGCGAAGCGGCAGAACAACTACTTCGGCTTCGGCACCGACAACGACATCGAGCACACCCCCGGCTACCCGGTCATCAAGCACCGCACGTTCGGTCGAGCGGTCCCCCCGTCCGCGCCGACGGCGGGCCACGACGTCCGGCTGCCCTGCGCGAAGGTGCTCGGCGGCGCGCGGGGCCGCGCGCGTGCCTTCCGCCCCGAGTCGGCGGTGAGCATCTCCGGGATGAGCTTCGGCTCGCTGTCGGGTGCCGCCGTCGAGGCGCTCAACCGCAGCGCGGCGCTGGCCGGTTGCCTGCACAACACCGGCGAGGGCGGGCTGTCGCCGTACCATCGGCGCGGCGGTGAGCTGGTGTTCCAGATCGGCACCGCGTACTTCGGCTGCCGCGACGGGCACGGCCGGTTCAGCCTGGACCGGCTCAGGGACGTCGTCGCGGGCGCTCCGGTACGCGCCCTGGAGATCAAGCTGAGCCAGGGCGCCAAGCCCAGCCTCGGCGGGCTGCTGCCGGCGGCGAAGGTCTCGGCGGAGATCGCCGCCACCCGGGGTGTCCCGGAGGGCGTCGACTGCGTCAGCCCGTCGCGGCACGCCGAGTTCTCCGACTGCGACAGCCTGCTCGACTGGGTGGAACTCCTGGCCGCCGAGACGGGCCTGCCGGTGGGGATCAAGTCAGCCGTCGGCGACCTCGAATTCTGGCAGGAGCTGACCACCCTGATGCGGGACACCGGCCGGGGCGTCGACTTCGTCACCGTCGACGGGGGTGAGGGCGGCACCGGCGCCGCGCCGCTGATCTTCTCCGACTCGGTGTCGCTGCCGTTCCAGCAGGGCTTCGCCCGGGTCTACCGCGTCTTCGCCGAGCGCGACCTGCACCACCGGGTGGTGTTCGTCGGCTCCGGCAAGCTCGGCCTGCCCGACAACGCGGTGGTCGCGTTCGCGCTGGGCTGCGACATGGTGAGCGTGGGTCGGGAGGCGATGCTGGCGATCGGCTGCATCCAGGCGCAGAAGTGCCACACCGACACCTGTCCCACCGGCGTCGCCACCCAGAACGCGTGGCTCACCCGGGGCCTCGACCCGGCGTCGAAGGCCGCGCGGGCCGCCAACTACGTCCGGACGCTGCGGCGCGACCTGGTCAAGGTCGCCGAGGCGTGCGGGGTGGAACACCCGGCACTGATCGGCACCGATGCGATCGAGATCCTCGGCGGCCGCACCACCTCCACCCCGCTGCGCGAGGTGTACGACTACCACCCCGACTGGGGCCAGCCGTCGCCCCGGGACCGGGCGGAGATCGTCCGGCTGATGTCCGGCGCGGCTCCCCAGGGCGGCACCGCCCCGCCCTCCCCCACCGCCCAGGGCTGACCGCACACGTCAGGGCAGGTCAAACCCTGCCTGTCGAACAGGTGTGCGAAGATTCGGGGGTGTCCCACGAGGCGAACGTCCTGCACGCCGACCTCGACGCGTTCTACGCGTCGGTCGAGCAGCGCGACGACCCGCGCCTACGGGGGCGGCCGGTGATCGTCGGCGGGGGCGTGGTGCTGGCCGCCAGCTACGAGGCGAAGGTCCGGGGCGTCCACAGCGGGATGGGCGGCGGGCAGGCCCGCCGGCTGTGCCCGGACGCGGTGGTGGTACCGCCGAGGATGGCGGCGTACAGCGCGGCCAGTCGGGCCGTGTTCGAGATCTTCCGGCACACCACACCGCTGGTGGAGGGGCTGTCCATCGACGAGGCGTTCCTCGACGTGGGTGGCCTGCGCCGGTTGGTCGGGCCGCCCGCCGACATCGCCGCCGCCCTGAAGCGCGCCGTGGGTGAGCAGGTGGGCCTGCCGATCACCGTCGGGGTGGCGCGCACGAAGTTCCTGGCGAAGGTGGCCAGCGGGGTCGCCAAGCCCGACGGGCTGCTGGTGGTGCCGCCGACCGGGGAACTGGAGTTCCTGCACCCGCTGCCGGTGGAGCGGCTGTGGGGGGGTCGGCCCGGTCACCGCCGCGAAGCTGCGTGAGCGGCGGATCCGCACGGTCGGGCAGGTCGCCCGGCTCGGCGAGGCGACCCTGGTGTCACTGCTCGGCGCCGGGGCGGGCCGGCACCTGCACGCCCTGGCGCACAACCGCGACCCCCGGCCGGTGCAGGTCGGCCGGCGACGCGGGTCGATCGGCGCGCAGCACGCCCTGGGTCGCGTCGACCACGGCCCCGCCGACCTGGACGCCACCCTCGCCGGACTGGTCGACCGGGTCACCGCGCGGATGCGCCGGGCCGACCGCAGCGGCCGGACGGTCACCCTGCGGCTGCGCTTCGGCGACTACACCCGGGCGACCCGCTCGCACACCCTGGCCAAGTCGACCGACGACACGGAGGCGGTGCTGCGTGCCGCCCGCGCGCTACTGCACAGGGCGCTGCCGGAGATCGACCGACGGGGAGTGACGCTGATCGGCGTCTCGGTGGGCAACCTCGACGACGGGCACGTGCAACTCACGCTGCCGTTTCCCACCGGATCGGGCGCCGCATCGGGCCCGGCGCCCGGGGCGCACCTCGACGCGGCGGTCGACGCGGTCCGGGAGCGGTTCGGCGCCACGGCGCTCACCCGCGCCGTCCTGCTCGGCCGGGACACCGGCCCGCAGGTGCCTCTGCTGCCCGACTGACCCGCGCCGACGCCGGCCCGACCACGGCAACCCCGGCCGTCGCCGGGACAGCCGGGACAGCCGGGCGGCGGGCGGCGGGCGGCGGGCGGCGGGGACAGTCGGGTGTCCGGACAGTCGAGCGGGCAGGCAGGTGACTGGTCCAACCAGTTGACGGGTTGATGTGTGGTGGGACACACTCTGGCGTATGGCGTTCGTCCCCGTCACCCGTGCCTCCGTGTCCGACCTCGTCTTCGGCCAGCTGCGTGACGCGATAGTGCGCGGCGACTACCAGCCCGACGACACCCTGCCGGGCGAGCGCGAACTGGCCGCCGCGTTCGAGGTGAACCGGCACGCCGTCCGCGAGGCGCTGCGCCGCCTCCAGCAGCTCGGGCTGGTCAGGGTCAGCCAGGGCGGCGCGACCAGGGTCCTGGACTGGCGGGTGCACGCCGGGCTCGACCTGGCGCTGTCGCTGGTGCAGTCCGACGATGTGCTGCCGGTGGGCACGCTGGTGCGGGACATGATGGACATGCGGGCCTGCATCGGCGTCGACGCCGCCCGGCTCTGCGCCCGACGCGCCGACCAGGCCACCCGCGACACGGTGGTGCGGGCCACGGAGGAGTACGTGGCGCTCGCGCCCGACCTGCCCGCGATGGGTGCGGCCACCATCGAGCTCTGGCGGCACATCCTGCGCGGCTGCGGCAACATCGCCTACCTGCTGGCCTTCAACAGCCTGGTGGCCGGGGCCCTCGCCGTGGGCGAGGTGCCGCCGCAGCGGCGTGCCGCCGAACTGCTGGACGTCGCCGGGCACCGCCGGCTGGCCGCCGCGATCGCGGAGGGCCGCGCGGACGACGCCGCCGAGCAGGCACGGATCCTGCTCACCGCTCCCCTCACCGCCACCACCAGAAAGGACAGTCCGGCATGATCCCCGCCGTGCTGTACGCCGTCCCGGCGTTCCTGCTGCTCATCGTCGTGGAAGCCGTCTCCTACCGGTTCGCCCCCGACGACGACGAGCGCGGCTACGAGTTGCGCGACACCGCGACCAGCCTGACCATGGGCGCCGGCAGCCAGGTCATCGGGGTGCCGTGGAAGCTGCTCACCATCGGCCTGTACGCCGCCGCGTACACGGTCTCCCCGTGGAAACTCGACCCCACCGACTGGTGGGTGTGGGTGCTGCTGTTCTTCGCCGACGACTTCGCGTACTACTGGTTCCACCGGGCCCACCACGAGGTACGGGTGTTCTGGGCCGGGCACGTCGTGCACCATTCCAGCGTCTTCTTCAACTTCTCCACCGCCCTGCGGCAGAGCTGGACGCCGATGACGTCCCTGCCGTTCTGGCTGGGCCTGGCCCTGGTCGGCATCCCCCCGTGGATGATCTTCCTCCAGCAGTCGGTGAGCCTGCTGTACCAGTTCTTCCTGCACACCGAGCGGATCAACCTGCTGCCCCGGCCGATCGAGTTCGTGTTCAACACCCCCTCGCACCACCGGGTGCACCACGGGTCGAACAACGAGTACCTGGACCGCAACTACGGCGGAATCCTGATCGTCTGGGACCGGCTGTTCGGCACGTTCGAACCGGAGCGGGCCGCCGTCCGGTTCGGACTGACCACGAACATCGCCACGTACAACCCGCTGCGGGTGGCCACCCACGAGTACGGCTCGATCTGGCGGGACCTCCGCTCGGCGACCTGCTGGCGACACCGTCTGGGCTACCTGTTCGGCCGTCCCGGCTGGCAGCCGGCCCGATGAGGCACGCGACGGGCCGTCAGCCGGCCCTGCTGTGGGCCTTCGCCGCCGTGGCCCTGGTGGAACTGGTCGCGGTCGCCCTCGACGTACGCGCGGTGCAGTGGCTGGCCAAGCCGCTCCTGGCCCCCCTGCTGCTGGTCTGGCTGTGGCGCGTACGCGGGCGCTTCGACGCCGTGGCGGTCGGCCTGGTCTTCGCCGCCGCCGGCGACGTGGCCCTGCTGGTGTCGGGGCAGCCGGCGTTCCTGCTGGGCATGGCCTGCTTCCTGGGTACGCAGGTCGCGTTCACCACCGCGTTCCTGCGGCACCGCCGTCCGCCCGTGGTGGCGGTCGTGGGCTACCTGCTGCTGTGGGCGGGTGCCAACGCGCTGCTGTGGGGGCAGCTCGGCGCGCTGCGGCTGCCCGTGCTCGGGTACAGCCTGGCGCTGTCGGTGATGGCGGCGACCGCGACGGGCGTCTCCCGCCAGGCGGCCGTCGGCGGCGCGCTGTTCCTGGTCTCCGACCTGCTGATCGGGGTGGACGCGGCCGGCGCCACCCTGCCGGGCCACGGCCTGCTGGTGATGACGACCTACATCGGCGCGCTGGTGCTGATCACCACGGCCTGGGCGGGCCGGCCCGACCCGTCGTCGCGGTCGGTCAGCAGCGCCGCTGACCTGCGCCCGACCGATGGCGTCAGATCGTGAGGACGGTCTTCCCGGTGGCGTGGCCCGCACCGATGTGACGGAGCGCCTCCGCCGCCTCGGCGAGGGGGTACGTGCGGTCGACGACCGGCCGTGGTCGGCCGGCCTCGATCGCCGCGGTCACCTCGCCTTCTACGCGGGACCGCCGGGCTGCCGGCCCGCCCGCCGTCCCGGCCGATTCCGCCGGGGACACCACGCAGCGCCACCAGTTGGTAACGTGTCGGCGTCTGGTGGTATCGGGAGAGGGTCGCATGTGGGCGGATCAGGCTGCGCTCGACGCGGCCACGCAGGGGCTCGACGAGTGGGAGGCGTCCTTCGCCGACCAGGCCGTGCGGGCGAAGGCCCTGTCTGCGCAGGTGCAGTCGCTGAACGGCACCGCGAGTAGCCCCGACCGGGCCGTCGAGGTGACCGTCGACTCGTCCGGCCTGCTGGTCGACCTGCGGCTCGACGAGACCGTCCGGCAGCGGTCCGCCGCCCACACCGCTCGGGTGATCGTGGAGACGACCCGGGCCGCCCACACCGACCTGCTCCGCCAGGTCAGCGCCACGGCGGCGGCCGTCGGTGGCGGCGACCCGGCCGGGCAGGCGATCGTCGACACCTACCGGCACCGGTTGAACGCCGACGAGACCCCGCCCGACATCCCGCGGTGACGCACCTCCCGGCGTCAGCGGCACGGCTCAGGTCAGCACGATCGGGTTGGTGAGGGCCGCCATCCGCCCGTCCGGGTGACGCACCTCGCCCCGGACGAAGCCCGCCTCCTGCGCCGTCGTCCGCCACTCCACCGTGCCCGCCCCGTCGGCGGGTAACCCCTCACGGTGCACCGTCCCACGTTCGGCATGCAGGGTGACAAGGCCGGACGGCACGCCACGGACGGCCAGCCGCACCACGATCGGGGCGTCGTCGGCGACGAGACACTCGCCGACCCCCGCCGCCTGCCCGTCGGCGGTCGCGGTGAACTCAAGGTCGACGACCGACGACCCGGCGACCCAGCTCCGGCCCGCCCGCAGGCCGGCGAGCACGGCGTCGGCGGTCAGCTCGTCGGCACGGACCACGGTGTGCGGGGTGCCGAGCTGACCCGCCAGGTGGGCGTCGCTGTTGCCCACGGCCGGACGCCACCGTCCCCGGTGGACGTCGTAGGCCAGGCCGCGCGCCCACTCGGCCAGGGCCGCCTCGTTGTCGGCGTTCCACGGCAGGTCGGAGGCCCACAGCCCGTTCCACACCTCCACGGCGTCGAACCAGCGGTACGGGTAGGCCAGGGTGCCACCGGGGTACGGCGCGTGGGGGTGGGCCGCCACGCACACCCCACCCGCCCGGCGCACCGCGTCGAGCTGGCCGCCGACCGCCTCGTCGCGTACGCCGTAACGCCAGTCGACCGGGACTGCCGCCTCGACGCCCAGCGCCAGCCAGTGGCCCGTGACCGTGGTGACCTCCCGACCCGGGATCACCAGCAGGTCCGCACCGGCGTACGGGGCCCAGTCGGCGTGGCCGAGGGCGCTGTTGTGTTCGGTGGCGGCGACGAAGTCCAGACCGGCGGCGCGAGCCTCGGCGGCGAGCAGGTCGACAGTCAACTCCCCGCCGCTGGAGCGCACCGAATGCACATGGAAGTCGCCCCGGTACCAGCCGGGTCGCCGTCCGTCGACCGCTCTCACATCCCGCCCGTCGGGGTGCCGCTGGTGACCGTCCGGCATGAGCGGAGCGTACCGGGCGGTCAGGTCCCGTTCGGACCGTCACGGTGTGCCGCCACGGAATGGGAATTGCGTGGTCGTAGCCGTTGTCAGGGGCCTCTTGTCCCCCGGCGGCAGCTCGGGCGGGCGCTGCGCGACCTGCGCACCGAGGCGCGCACGACCCTCGACGGCGCCGCCGAGGCCATGCAGTGCAGCCGGCAGAAGATGTGGCGCATCGAGACCGGCCTCGGCCCCACCCGCGCCGTCGACGTCAAGGCCCTGTGCGACCTGTACGGCGCGACCCCCGAGCTGACCGGCGCGCTCACCGCCCTGGCCAACGAGACAAAGGCCAAGGGCTGGTGGCACTCGTACGGCGACGCCGTTCCCGACTGGTTCGAGTTGTACGTCGGCCTCGAATCCGCCGCCTCGCGCCTCCGCGAGCACGACGACACCCTGGTTCCTGGGCTACTTCTAACTCCCGGCTACACCCGTGGCGTTTACGAGAACCGGCCCGACATGCCGAGAAGGTCTGGGCGAGCCTCCTCAGCCTGGCACTTGATGAGGAACAATCAAGGGGCATGATCGGCAAGATCAAGGAGGAGGTCCATCATGGCTGACGACCTGCTCGGCGCGCGGTGGCGCAAGAGCACCCGCAGCGGCGACAACAACGGCAACTGTGTCGAGGTCGCCGACAACCTGCCCGGCCTCGTCGCCGTACGCGACAGCAAGAACCCCGCCGGGCCCGCCCTCGTCTTCTCCCCCGCCGCCTGGGCCGCCTTCGTCGACTCGACCGGGCCGGCCCGCTGAGGCCGTGATCCCCGAGGTCGGTGTCGGCGGACCCCGTTCGATCCCGCTGTCGCGTATGAC
Protein-coding regions in this window:
- a CDS encoding peptidoglycan recognition protein family protein, with translation MPVEHTEVDRRTLLRAGLGAATVAVVGSKLAIPAAAHADAGADLDWIISCDEWDARPPRNPLTVSGIATNKIILHHMAFPNVTDYSREQAVRLAQDCQRLHVDGNGWSDTGQHFTVSRGGYVLEGRRGSLERLRAGDRQMVSAHCPGENTRAIGIENEGTYVDQTPPEALTDSLVRLCTAVCRRYGLHAHDIFGHWDFRTTQCPGAAFYHQFPAVRRRVFQALGTDLGDVPARRWPDLWRFVSAPSVRVAQYLLAHRGYAVDPTGVFDADTVAAVQDWQARNGIPVDVDATLTAATWETLAPELGRHATGLPVEAVQYLLNVKGYVEVTATGTYDHVTRRAVQDLQALHGLPRDGRIGTDTWCVVVGGVLRRSFRRR
- a CDS encoding VOC family protein yields the protein MQTRIDPYLSFPGTARDAMRFYRDVFGGELTMDTFASFGTDDPALRDRIMHARLDTTTGPTLVGSDTAPDTEHQPGNHIAVSLSGDDREELHGYWDALSAGGTVTVPMDRQMWGDEFGMCVDPYGVGWMVNINTPES
- a CDS encoding FMN-binding glutamate synthase family protein produces the protein MSWARRAIPAAVTALAALAARDLLQRDHALLRNFPVLGRGRYLLESIGPELRQYIVAGNDEERPFTRDQRRWVYASAKRQNNYFGFGTDNDIEHTPGYPVIKHRTFGRAVPPSAPTAGHDVRLPCAKVLGGARGRARAFRPESAVSISGMSFGSLSGAAVEALNRSAALAGCLHNTGEGGLSPYHRRGGELVFQIGTAYFGCRDGHGRFSLDRLRDVVAGAPVRALEIKLSQGAKPSLGGLLPAAKVSAEIAATRGVPEGVDCVSPSRHAEFSDCDSLLDWVELLAAETGLPVGIKSAVGDLEFWQELTTLMRDTGRGVDFVTVDGGEGGTGAAPLIFSDSVSLPFQQGFARVYRVFAERDLHHRVVFVGSGKLGLPDNAVVAFALGCDMVSVGREAMLAIGCIQAQKCHTDTCPTGVATQNAWLTRGLDPASKAARAANYVRTLRRDLVKVAEACGVEHPALIGTDAIEILGGRTTSTPLREVYDYHPDWGQPSPRDRAEIVRLMSGAAPQGGTAPPSPTAQG
- a CDS encoding FadR/GntR family transcriptional regulator, which encodes MAFVPVTRASVSDLVFGQLRDAIVRGDYQPDDTLPGERELAAAFEVNRHAVREALRRLQQLGLVRVSQGGATRVLDWRVHAGLDLALSLVQSDDVLPVGTLVRDMMDMRACIGVDAARLCARRADQATRDTVVRATEEYVALAPDLPAMGAATIELWRHILRGCGNIAYLLAFNSLVAGALAVGEVPPQRRAAELLDVAGHRRLAAAIAEGRADDAAEQARILLTAPLTATTRKDSPA
- a CDS encoding sterol desaturase family protein; this translates as MIPAVLYAVPAFLLLIVVEAVSYRFAPDDDERGYELRDTATSLTMGAGSQVIGVPWKLLTIGLYAAAYTVSPWKLDPTDWWVWVLLFFADDFAYYWFHRAHHEVRVFWAGHVVHHSSVFFNFSTALRQSWTPMTSLPFWLGLALVGIPPWMIFLQQSVSLLYQFFLHTERINLLPRPIEFVFNTPSHHRVHHGSNNEYLDRNYGGILIVWDRLFGTFEPERAAVRFGLTTNIATYNPLRVATHEYGSIWRDLRSATCWRHRLGYLFGRPGWQPAR
- a CDS encoding lysoplasmalogenase encodes the protein MRHATGRQPALLWAFAAVALVELVAVALDVRAVQWLAKPLLAPLLLVWLWRVRGRFDAVAVGLVFAAAGDVALLVSGQPAFLLGMACFLGTQVAFTTAFLRHRRPPVVAVVGYLLLWAGANALLWGQLGALRLPVLGYSLALSVMAATATGVSRQAAVGGALFLVSDLLIGVDAAGATLPGHGLLVMTTYIGALVLITTAWAGRPDPSSRSVSSAADLRPTDGVRS
- a CDS encoding zinc-binding dehydrogenase translates to MTAAIEAGRPRPVVDRTYPLAEAAEALRHIGAGHATGKTVLTI
- a CDS encoding YbaB/EbfC family nucleoid-associated protein gives rise to the protein MWADQAALDAATQGLDEWEASFADQAVRAKALSAQVQSLNGTASSPDRAVEVTVDSSGLLVDLRLDETVRQRSAAHTARVIVETTRAAHTDLLRQVSATAAAVGGGDPAGQAIVDTYRHRLNADETPPDIPR
- a CDS encoding CehA/McbA family metallohydrolase, yielding MPDGHQRHPDGRDVRAVDGRRPGWYRGDFHVHSVRSSGGELTVDLLAAEARAAGLDFVAATEHNSALGHADWAPYAGADLLVIPGREVTTVTGHWLALGVEAAVPVDWRYGVRDEAVGGQLDAVRRAGGVCVAAHPHAPYPGGTLAYPYRWFDAVEVWNGLWASDLPWNADNEAALAEWARGLAYDVHRGRWRPAVGNSDAHLAGQLGTPHTVVRADELTADAVLAGLRAGRSWVAGSSVVDLEFTATADGQAAGVGECLVADDAPIVVRLAVRGVPSGLVTLHAERGTVHREGLPADGAGTVEWRTTAQEAGFVRGEVRHPDGRMAALTNPIVLT
- a CDS encoding Scr1 family TA system antitoxin-like transcriptional regulator — its product is MRGRSRCQGPLVPRRQLGRALRDLRTEARTTLDGAAEAMQCSRQKMWRIETGLGPTRAVDVKALCDLYGATPELTGALTALANETKAKGWWHSYGDAVPDWFELYVGLESAASRLREHDDTLVPGLLLTPGYTRGVYENRPDMPRRSGRASSAWHLMRNNQGA
- a CDS encoding DUF397 domain-containing protein; this translates as MADDLLGARWRKSTRSGDNNGNCVEVADNLPGLVAVRDSKNPAGPALVFSPAAWAAFVDSTGPAR